The sequence CGGTTTGTCCGCGGGGTGTTTCTACCTTTAACTTGTCTAACAATTTATCTACAGACTGCCCAACATTGGCATTACCCCCATTGTTTAGAAAAGACACTAAAATTGGCCTTACTAATGATGATGATTCAAGCATGTCATTTGACTTATCAAAGAAATCTATTACTTCATCTTGGCTAACTTTCTTGGTAGGATCGTTTGATAAAAATTTTGCGTAATTGGTATTGTAATAAGAGACAAAAGGATGCTTAGAAAAATCAGCGGTACTTGCTCCGGAAAGTCTTCCGATTTCTGTAGTAAGTGCTTTACCAAAATCTGTATTGTCTTTATAATATTCTTTTATCTGAGCCAGCGCAGGAAGTATCATTTCCTTTTTTTGAGATGACTCCTGAATACTGTTCATCAATTCATTGGCTTCATCCTGATAAATAACATTTTTAACTTTGTTATTAAGAGTTTCTAACCTGATGCTGACATTTTTATTTTCAGAAATAAAGCTGACGCTGTTATTGGTACTCGGAAAGAAAACCTTCATCATCCCGGAATAGTTTTTGGGATATTTAAAAGTCCATGAATTATTCTTGTTGAGTTCTTTGGTAACGATGATGTCTTTAGAACCATTGAGCGTATATAAAATTGCCTCTTGCTCCTTGAAGTCTGCAGGCACCTGAATGTTTACAGAAAATTGTGCCTGCAATGAGAATGCACACAACATTCCTGATACTACGAATATCTTTTTCATATGTAGATATTAAATCTTTTTTTAAGGATTGTATAAAATTGTATATTCTTCATGAGTGCCTGTATTTTGCATCATCACAATTTTATTATGTAAAAATAAAAAAACTCTCTGACTAATCAGAGAGTTTCAAATATTTTAATAAAATTTTTATATTTTTTGCGCCTTGTATTTTTTAGCAAAATATGCAATCATCAAAATGGCTGCGATTACTAAAACATAGACGTACATATCAATTGGTGATGCTGGTCTTTCACAAGGCTCACCTGGAAAACATGGAGTACCTGGTGTATTTTGTGCACTACCTAGACCATAGACTACCAAAAAGAGAAGAGGTAATATTTTTTTTACAAGAAATTTCATGTCTTAGTTTATTTTATTAATATTTTGCTATTTACTATAGTTCCGTCGTTACCTACTACTTTTACAACATAGAAAGCCTTAAGACTTGAATCTAATTTTATAACGTAGTCTGAATCTGTTTTCACAGATTTTTCAGAAATAACCAGTTTGCCGCTTGCATCGAATACCTCAATAGATGCAGATTTCCAATCTGAATCAAAACGAACTATGTAATGATCAATATTAGGGTTATAAGTAACCAATGTTCTTGACTTTTTAGTTAAATCACCCGTGTTTAAAGCGCCTTGTGTTTGTGGAGTCCCATAATAAAGACCAAAATTAGAAGTATTTACAGGAATAACTGCACCTTGATAAATTTGTGCAGCCTGACCGTTACCTACACTATAGTAAAATCCTGTACCACTAGATAAAGTATGAGTATTATTAGGAATCAAAACAGTATCATCTCTAACTTCAAATTTAAGTGAAGCTACATTCTGACCAAATATGCTTAAATCAATTCTTTTCCCTTTATAATTACTCTCATTAGCCTCATTAATATATAATCTATATGCAGAAGAATAATTAGAATCTACTCCTCCATTCACACTTTCTTCAAATGTCTGAATCATTGCAGATGTAGTAGAAGTCATTGCTTGTACCGAACCAAGACTTGGGTTAGTAATATTACCCGTAGTAAAGTGAGGTGCTACAACATAGAAAGTTTCACCAATCTGATTTCCTGCAGCGTCAAGCGCCAATACACCTAACTGTTTTATACTACCTGAGTTTGTGTTCTTAGACGCCGTTACTGAATAAGGATTAGCAGCATCTTCCGTTCTTGCTGTAAATGCAAACCTTCTTAAGTTATCGAAATCTAATGTATGAGCTGTAGCAGTTCTCAGTTTTATTTTAAAAGTATTCAAAGGCTTGATAACCAAACTAGGTAAATTACCAGTAGGTTTTCCAGATGAATCAAAAGTAACCTTTTGAGCTTCTGCGTATGTTGCAGTTCCACCTGTATTTGAATTCCAAGTAACATTTTGAGGATCAACAATTACACCCCAAATATTTGATATATTATTATTATCTGTAGTTGCACCTGCCTCTACAAACCCTATCATAGATAAATCTATATTGGTAAGAAAAGGGTTAGAGTATTGATACAAATATTTTCCAAACGTTGGTGCCGTCCATGCCGGAATAGGATCAAATGCATCACCGATGTAAGTATTATACCTCTCTTGATATACATTTCTATTGTTACCACCTGTTCCAAAAGATGCCGGAATAGTAGAAGGAGTTAAACTTACAACATTGGTTCCAACAGCAACACTACCCAAACCATCTCCATCTGCAAATGGTCTACCCTTCACAGTACTTAATGTAGTAGGAACATAAGTACTGGTTCCAACAGCATAATATGCTGTTCTATCAGCTAAAGATGTTGTAGAACTTAAACCAATTGTAATACCTGCAACACTTGCGTTAGGAATTGGAGTTGGAGGAATTATAGAGCCATCAAATCTTAAGTTCGTATTGCTCCATTTTAGAATTTCTCTACCATTCCATCTAATTTCATCAAATCCTCCACCTAACTCTGAGCTCAGAGAAGCAAAGGTTTTATTGAAAAACGGAACACCAAGTTGCTGATATGCACCATGTTTTGTAGCTGCATACTCTTTATCAACCGATCCTGTTATGTTATTCTGTGGAATCCCTTTAATGTAAAGCTGTCCATACGTAGAAGTAACCGGAGTACCTGGTGTATTTATTCTAAGAATAACATTGGTAGGGTTTGGGGTAACTGATGTACCACCTGTTCCATCAGTAGGTATCATTTTAATACCATCAGCAGTAGTACCTACAACCATCATGTTACCATGAAGGTCAATAACTCCACTGCCTCGAGATTGCAGTCCTCCACCGTTATAAACGAGAGTTCCTGCACTTACATACATTTTAGCCGTGTCATCTACATGTAGTAGAACATTCTGCGCCTGAACAGAATAACCAATTGCTAAAAGTCCTATAGCTAATAAATTTTTTTTCATTGTATATTATTTTTTTGTGTTAATACAATTTTCACCGACAAAGATATAACAATTTTTCAAAAAAAAGTTAAATTCACTTATTAATCAAAATATTATCTTCCGTTAATGTGATTTCTTCATCTTCTCCTATCGAAAACATATAGTCTTCTAATACTTTTTCTGTAGTCCCTCTTAAACCTCTTGCGCCTAAACCTTTTTCCATGGTTTCTTCTACAATTTTATCAATTGAGCTTTCTGTAAAGATCAGTTTAGTACCATCCATCTTAAAAAGTTCAACAAATTGATTGGTAATAGAATTTTTAGGCTCAGTCATGATTCTTATCATCGTTTCTTTAGTCAATTTCTCTAAATAAGTGATGATTGGAAATCTTCCCAAAAGTTCAGGAATTAATCCAAAAGAACGAAGATCAATAGCATTAAGATTTGTTAATATATAATCATCCTCTCCTACTTTGTTAATTTTTTCTGAACTAAAACCAATTGCCTGTTTGTTCATTCTTCTTTCGATAATTTCTTTGATACCATCAAAAGCTCCACCCGCAATGAAAAGAATATTTTGGGTATTTACCTGAATGTATTTTTGATCCGGATGTTTCCTCCCTCCTTGTGGCGGAACGTTTACAATACTTCCTTCAAGTAACTTCAATAAACCTTGCTGCACACCTTCTCCTGATACATCTCTTGTGATGCTTGGGTTATCAGATTTTCTTGCAATTTTATCAATTTCGTCTATGAAAACAATTCCTTTCTCCGCCTTTTCTACATCGTAGTCAGCGACCATCAGAAGTCTTGACAGAATACTTTCTACGTCTTCACCCACATACCCTGCTTCAGTTAAAATCGTTGCATCAACGATACAAAAAGGAACATTCAGTTCTTTAGCAATGGTTTTTGCCAATAAAGTTTTACCCGTTCCTGTCTCACCGATCATGATGATGTTAGACTTCTCAAGCTCAACCTCCCTGTTTTCTTCTTTTGCGTGAAGCAATCTTTTATAATGATTGTAAACAGCAATTGACAATTGTTTTTTTGCCTGATCCTGCCCGATTACATACTGATCAAGAAACTCTTTTATCTGCTTTGGTTTTTTTAATTCATCAATTGTTTCTGCAGGAGAATATCCTGTAGGAGAAACACTTTCTTTTACGATAGAATGTGCCTGCTCGATGCAGTTTTCGCAAATAAATCCGTTTTGTCCTGAGACCAACATTTGCACTTCATTTCTTTTCTTGCCACAGAAAGAACATTGGTTTGCATTCATTTTAATTTAAATATAAGAAAGAAAATCGCAAAAAATTACTTTTTCACGACCTCTTGTTTTGTTAAGAATTAATTATTGAATTTTGAATTTCTGTATATTCTTCTACAGATAACTTCAGCCGTTCGTTTTTAAAATTCATATCTTCTACTTTCTGCAAAGGTATCAGATGAATATGAGCATGAGGAACTTCAAGCCCTACTACAGCTACTCCAACTCTTACACATGGAACTGCATTTTTCACTTTTTTTGCAACTTCCTGAGCAAATCCCCAAAGGTTTTTGTACTTATCACTCTCAAGGTCAAAAATCAAATCGACTTCCTTTTTGGGAACGACCAATGTGTGACCTTTCACCAAAGGCATTGCATCTAGAAAAGCAATAAAATCATCATTCTCTGCAATTTTGTAAGCAGGAATTTCGCCGTTGATGATTTTTGTGAATATTGAACTCATTGTAAAAGTTATAAGTTAAGAGTTAATAATTTGAATTTTCCTAAAGTGTAATTTCTAATACCTCGAAAGACAATTTATTTCCGTTTGGCAAAATAATTTCGGCAGTTTCGCCAATTACTTTTCCTAATAAACCTTTTGCAATAGGTGTATTGACAGAGATTTTACCAGACTTCAAATCACTCTCGTTATCCGGAACCAATTTAAAAACCTGCTCTTTTTTGTATCATTATTCATCAATCTCACCGTTGTTAAGATTGAAACTTTGGAAGTATCAAGCTGAGTTTCGTCAATTACTTTAGAAGTCGTTACAATATCTTTTAGTTTAGAAATTCTCATTTCCAACATTCCTTGTGCTTCTTTGGCTGCATCATATTCTGCATTTTCAGACAAATCTCCTTTATCTCTTGCTTCTGCAATCTGTTGAGTAATTTTTGGTCTCTCTATTTTTTCCAATTGCTCAAGCTCGGCTTTCATTTTCTCTAGTCCTTCCTTAGTTACATAGCTCGCCATAATTTTTAAAATTTAGTTTTAGTATAAAAAAATAATCCGACATTTGTCGGACAATGTTTTTGCGTGTTAATCGTTATTGTTTTACAAATATATAAAAATTTATCTTCTAATGAAAAAAACTTTCTCAATCATATCATTTTTCATCTTACTGACTTTCAGTTTATTAAATGTAAACTCATGCGGTAGCCGTGAAGATACGGTAAGTTGTTTTCCCAACTCTCCCATTAATGTAAATTTGAACTTAAATCTTCCTACTTATAACAAGCTCAACTTCGTGGGACAGCCTATTTACATCGATGAACAACAATCCGGAACACGCGGACTTATCATTGTAAGAACACAAGATTCTCCGGCATCTTTTAAAGTGTATGACCGAAACGCACCTCACCTTTGTCCAGATTCTAATACAACATTAGAAATTAAAGACGACATCAGTATCATCTGCCCAAAAGATAACGCAACATGGATATTATATTCAGGCCAGCCAACCGCTATCTCTTCAGTTCCTCCAAAGACTTATTTCTGGAATTATGACGCCGGAACCAAAAACTTAAATATTTACAATTAAATGAAAGCTGTCATCCAAAGAGTTTCTGAAGCGAGCGTAAAAGTTGACGGTAAAATTGTTGGAGAAATCGAGAAAGGTTTCATGCTCCTTATCGGCATCGACGAACAAGACGAAAAAACCGACGCCGATTGGTTGATTCAAAAAATCTTAAATCTCAGAATTTTCGGAGATGAAAATGAAAAACTCAATCTTTCTATAAAAGACATTTCAGGAGAAATTCTCTGCATCAGCCAATTTACATTGATTGCTGACTACAAAAAAGGCAACCGCCCCTCCTTTATCAAAGCTGCTAGGCCTGATAAAGCAATTCCTCTATTCGATTATTTCAAAGAAGAAATCGCAAAATCCGGCTTAAAAATCGAAAGCGGAATCTTCGGCGCAGACATGAAAGTTTCATTAATAAATGATGGTCCGGTTACCATCGTAATGGACTCTATTTCTAAAAACTAACTCTACACACACTTTTCAGGTTAAAATCAACACAATAATTCACTAACGAGAATTATTGTGTGCCACATTTATATCCCACAAATTTGAATAGTAACAAAAGGTAACATTTAGAATAAATCAACGTAAACATAATTATGTGAAATTTTCATTAAATAATCAAACTTATTTTTGTTTTATACGTATTTTTTTAGTTAAATTTAACAATCCAAAACTAATACAAAAAATATGAAAAAACATTATTTATTACTCTTCCTATTGACAATGGGATGTGGAATCAGTGCACAAGTGGGAATTAATACATCGAATCCCAAAGCAACATTAGATGTTCACAAGCGAACAGAATTGACATTTGCAGATGGAATAATACCTCCTAGAATTTCTGGTGATTCATTACAACTTAAAGATGCCGCTTATGGTCTTCCACAAAACGGTGCAATTGTTTTTGTAACCAGCCCGGTTACTACAGGATCAATAAAAACACAAGGTGTATCTACCACAGGTTTTTTTGTTTACGATGCGAGCTACACCCATCCTGGAAATCAATTAGGCATATGGAACAAAATAGCTACCACTGATACAAGTTTAGCCAGCAGTACGTATGCAGTCAAAGCCGCCGGTAACCTATCCCTTCTAAGTTTATCATTAAATCTATTAGGTTCTAATGTTAACTATATCCCATTAACCAATACTACCACGACAATCTACAATGTTGAGATACCATCTGCACAAGTAAACAATAATATATATACTGTACCAACTGATGGTTTATATCAAATTAATTATAGTTTCAGAACCGGACAGGGTGTTTCAGCTGAATTATTATCAGGTGCACGCCCAGGATTAATCATTACAAAAACAACGGGAGGTACTACTACAGCACTTGATTACAGATATTTTGGCGGTGTTAATTTGTTAGATTTATCTGGACTTTTGGGACTCTCTCTTGTCGTTGCGAATGTCACTTTAACCCAAGGACAAATAAGTCACATTTACAATTTGAAAGCTGGCGATATTTTAAGGTTTGGAATTGTACAAGGAGGCCTTAATTTGGGATTGATAACAGACAAATCAGCAGAATTATCTATTTATAAAATAAGATAAAAACATTTACTTAAAATAACTACGGCTTTCTCAGATGAGAAAGCCGTAGTTATTTATTATGTTATTAGAATTACCTCACCGGCACACTACTAAAATTCAATGCCACTTTCAGATTCATATCAGAAGATGTTTGATTTTTTAGTTCGTAGACTGTTCTTACTGTAACTCCGGTGCTTTTTACAACCTCATCTAAAAATCCTGTCTCGTTGTTTAAGTCTAAATTTAAACTTGATGAATTTGAAGATATATCAGATCTTGAAGCCACTAATCTTTCATTAGTCCCGGTAGATGAAATGTAAACCTTTACTGATTTTAAAGCACTCAGATTACCACCCACCGGAGAAACCACTGATATTTTAGCATCAGAAATTCTAACATCTTTGATCTGTGCATTATTGTTTCCGCCAAACCAAGTCTGAACATTAGTTGCTGTTGCTGTTGACGAGACTTCTTTGTTTGCAGGAACTCCCGTAGAAACTAAAACATTTGCCGTATAAGGAAATGTATTCTGAATAACCGACTGCACGGTTCCGCAACTTACCAAAGCTGTTGAAACAATGATTGCTGCTGAAAATATGTTTTTCATAAATAGATATTTATTTTAAGGTATCATGTTACCATCATTTGTATAAATACAATTTTGAAACTGATGACTTCATAACAATTAAATTTTAGAAGTTTTGATTTGCAGAAATTATACCAAATCTATTCTACGTTCACAGAAAAACTGCCTGTGGTTTTACCGTCTGCCATATTATTTTTCCCGATAATCAACCACAACTCGCCAGATGATGGAACATTATAGGTAATTTCTCTCATAAAAGGTCCATCCATTTTGCCGTCAGGAAGTTTGATTTGATTAAATCTGATATTAAAATCCTGCTGTTTTGTGGTAATCTTTGCTGTAATTTTAGACTTAGTGAAATTAGCAATCTTCAAAATCAACTTATCATGTTTGTCCGTAAATTCTTCATGGATTTTAAAAGAACTGCTTCCGTCTTTCGTTATGATGATTACTTTATCTTTTTCTTCTCTTATCAATTCTTTATTGACAGAATCTTTTTTGATTAAAGAATCACTTTTAGGCATATTTGCAGAATCTAACCTCGACTGAGGAGTTGGTAACTCATTGACAACCAAAGAATCTTTTTGTGCCATATCCGATACCACCGCTTCCTTTTTGCATGATAAAATCATTAAAGGAATAATTAATAAGATTGATTTTTTCATTTGAAGATTTTTTACGAAGAAACAAATCTATTTCAATTACCTTATTCACGAATGGTTTCATAGTAAAGGATTTTCGAAAGAAATGTCTCTGATTTTTCAGTTTTAACTTTTTCTAAAATCTCTTTTTTCAACGGTGTGTTTTGTTTTTCTTCAGCATATTTCAACAAATATTTTTCACTGAAATTGATGGATTGCAAATGATAATTAATGGCAAAATCATCTCTCTTCATATTTTGAGAAGTAATCAATCCGCCCCAATTGATGTAACTACAAGCTAAAATTGTTCCATAAAAATACCAGATCATGGCATTGAAAAGAAAGACATTCTTTTTTCTCATCTGAATTTTGACAAAGGTCATTACGAGACCAATTAATGATAAAATAAGAAAAGCATAAACACCCAAACGCTTGTAAGTAAAACCGTAATTGATGATGTATTC comes from Chryseobacterium sp. 3008163 and encodes:
- the clpX gene encoding ATP-dependent Clp protease ATP-binding subunit ClpX; this translates as MNANQCSFCGKKRNEVQMLVSGQNGFICENCIEQAHSIVKESVSPTGYSPAETIDELKKPKQIKEFLDQYVIGQDQAKKQLSIAVYNHYKRLLHAKEENREVELEKSNIIMIGETGTGKTLLAKTIAKELNVPFCIVDATILTEAGYVGEDVESILSRLLMVADYDVEKAEKGIVFIDEIDKIARKSDNPSITRDVSGEGVQQGLLKLLEGSIVNVPPQGGRKHPDQKYIQVNTQNILFIAGGAFDGIKEIIERRMNKQAIGFSSEKINKVGEDDYILTNLNAIDLRSFGLIPELLGRFPIITYLEKLTKETMIRIMTEPKNSITNQFVELFKMDGTKLIFTESSIDKIVEETMEKGLGARGLRGTTEKVLEDYMFSIGEDEEITLTEDNILINK
- the dtd gene encoding D-aminoacyl-tRNA deacylase, coding for MKAVIQRVSEASVKVDGKIVGEIEKGFMLLIGIDEQDEKTDADWLIQKILNLRIFGDENEKLNLSIKDISGEILCISQFTLIADYKKGNRPSFIKAARPDKAIPLFDYFKEEIAKSGLKIESGIFGADMKVSLINDGPVTIVMDSISKN
- a CDS encoding signal peptidase encodes the protein MKFLVKKILPLLFLVVYGLGSAQNTPGTPCFPGEPCERPASPIDMYVYVLVIAAILMIAYFAKKYKAQKI
- a CDS encoding HIT family protein, with protein sequence MSSIFTKIINGEIPAYKIAENDDFIAFLDAMPLVKGHTLVVPKKEVDLIFDLESDKYKNLWGFAQEVAKKVKNAVPCVRVGVAVVGLEVPHAHIHLIPLQKVEDMNFKNERLKLSVEEYTEIQNSIINS
- a CDS encoding TlpA family protein disulfide reductase, which encodes MKKIFVVSGMLCAFSLQAQFSVNIQVPADFKEQEAILYTLNGSKDIIVTKELNKNNSWTFKYPKNYSGMMKVFFPSTNNSVSFISENKNVSIRLETLNNKVKNVIYQDEANELMNSIQESSQKKEMILPALAQIKEYYKDNTDFGKALTTEIGRLSGASTADFSKHPFVSYYNTNYAKFLSNDPTKKVSQDEVIDFFDKSNDMLESSSLVRPILVSFLNNGGNANVGQSVDKLLDKLKVETPRGQTVLSELIDIFDIYEMAEFKNKYLTLAKNLKCTITDRLASTIKSNANVEIGAVFPNYKFQSAVNTTAKSIADVKADKKVIVFWSSTCSHCESELPKLLEKYNDMKAKNIQIIGLSLDSDKDSYTKKIVAFPWINDSELRGWNSSYAETYNVHATPSYFILDANNKIISKPDHVGDVLSYLNLK
- a CDS encoding T9SS type A sorting domain-containing protein; the protein is MKKNLLAIGLLAIGYSVQAQNVLLHVDDTAKMYVSAGTLVYNGGGLQSRGSGVIDLHGNMMVVGTTADGIKMIPTDGTGGTSVTPNPTNVILRINTPGTPVTSTYGQLYIKGIPQNNITGSVDKEYAATKHGAYQQLGVPFFNKTFASLSSELGGGFDEIRWNGREILKWSNTNLRFDGSIIPPTPIPNASVAGITIGLSSTTSLADRTAYYAVGTSTYVPTTLSTVKGRPFADGDGLGSVAVGTNVVSLTPSTIPASFGTGGNNRNVYQERYNTYIGDAFDPIPAWTAPTFGKYLYQYSNPFLTNIDLSMIGFVEAGATTDNNNISNIWGVIVDPQNVTWNSNTGGTATYAEAQKVTFDSSGKPTGNLPSLVIKPLNTFKIKLRTATAHTLDFDNLRRFAFTARTEDAANPYSVTASKNTNSGSIKQLGVLALDAAGNQIGETFYVVAPHFTTGNITNPSLGSVQAMTSTTSAMIQTFEESVNGGVDSNYSSAYRLYINEANESNYKGKRIDLSIFGQNVASLKFEVRDDTVLIPNNTHTLSSGTGFYYSVGNGQAAQIYQGAVIPVNTSNFGLYYGTPQTQGALNTGDLTKKSRTLVTYNPNIDHYIVRFDSDWKSASIEVFDASGKLVISEKSVKTDSDYVIKLDSSLKAFYVVKVVGNDGTIVNSKILIK